A section of the Streptomyces sp. NBC_00178 genome encodes:
- a CDS encoding helix-turn-helix domain-containing protein, whose amino-acid sequence MGARYEERPARFDGAVLWTWSGRRDPARPVLPDGCMDLLWTGGRLLVAGPDTHAFTPGEALSGTCAGIRFAPGTAPALLGVPAHELRDRRVALDTLWPGGQVRRLTERTAEAADPTGALEAIAFGRAADAGPVDPLTAAVASQLRRGRSVAATAEAVGLGARQLHRRSLAAFGYGPKTLARVLRLQRALTLVRAGTPYAEAAWAAGCADQAHLAREMRDLAGTTLGGYLAATGHDGFAANSETAQPSGSRTTA is encoded by the coding sequence ATGGGCGCACGGTACGAGGAGCGGCCGGCCCGCTTCGACGGCGCGGTCCTGTGGACCTGGAGCGGGCGGCGGGACCCCGCGCGGCCCGTTCTGCCCGACGGCTGCATGGACCTGCTCTGGACCGGCGGCCGCCTGCTGGTGGCGGGCCCCGACACCCACGCGTTCACGCCCGGCGAGGCGCTCTCCGGCACCTGCGCGGGCATCCGTTTCGCCCCCGGCACGGCACCCGCCCTGCTCGGCGTGCCCGCGCACGAGCTGCGCGACCGACGGGTCGCCCTGGACACGCTCTGGCCCGGCGGACAGGTCAGGCGCCTCACCGAGCGGACCGCCGAGGCGGCCGACCCCACCGGCGCACTGGAGGCCATCGCCTTCGGCAGGGCTGCCGACGCCGGACCGGTGGATCCGCTCACCGCCGCCGTCGCCTCACAGCTGCGGCGGGGACGGTCCGTCGCCGCCACGGCCGAGGCCGTCGGCCTCGGGGCCCGCCAGCTGCACCGGCGCTCCCTGGCCGCCTTCGGCTACGGCCCCAAGACGCTCGCCCGGGTGCTGAGGCTGCAGCGCGCCCTCACCCTCGTGCGTGCCGGGACGCCGTACGCCGAGGCCGCCTGGGCGGCGGGCTGCGCCGACCAGGCGCATCTGGCCCGGGAGATGCGGGACCTGGCCGGCACGACGCTCGGCGGCTACCTCGCCGCCACGGGTCACGACGGGTTCGCGGCGAACAGCGAGACCGCGCAGCCGTCGGGGTCCAGGACGACGGCGTAG
- a CDS encoding VOC family protein, with the protein MTPRLDAISVTTADLAASLAFYRRLGLDVPAGAESAPHVEVALPGGQRLLWDTENVVRSFDPGWKGSQGGERLGLAFLCDSPAEVDSVYADLTGAGYRGHLPPWDAVWGQRYAVVLDPDGCAVSLFAANPS; encoded by the coding sequence ATGACTCCACGACTCGACGCGATCTCCGTCACCACCGCCGACCTGGCCGCCTCACTGGCGTTCTACCGACGGCTCGGCCTCGACGTGCCCGCCGGGGCCGAATCGGCCCCGCACGTCGAAGTCGCCCTCCCGGGCGGGCAGCGCCTGCTGTGGGACACCGAGAACGTCGTCCGCTCCTTCGACCCCGGGTGGAAGGGGTCCCAGGGCGGCGAGCGCCTCGGGCTCGCCTTCCTCTGCGACAGTCCCGCAGAGGTCGACTCCGTCTACGCCGATCTGACCGGCGCCGGGTACCGGGGGCACCTCCCGCCCTGGGACGCGGTCTGGGGGCAGCGCTACGCCGTCGTCCTGGACCCCGACGGCTGCGCGGTCTCGCTGTTCGCCGCGAACCCGTCGTGA